In one Oryzias melastigma strain HK-1 unplaced genomic scaffold, ASM292280v2 sc00277, whole genome shotgun sequence genomic region, the following are encoded:
- the LOC112141958 gene encoding cytochrome c oxidase subunit 6C-1, whose amino-acid sequence MSLAKPMMRGLLAKRLRFHLPIAFGLSFVAAIAFKYMVTEPRKQAYADFYKQYDSVKEFNAMREAGIFQSVRPSGE is encoded by the exons ATGTCTCTGGCTAAGCCAATGATGAGAGGCCTGCTGGCGAAGCGGCTCCGGTTTCACCTGCCGATTGCATTCGGTTTGTCTTTTGTTGCTGCGATAGCATTCAAG TACATGGTGACAGAACCCCGGAAACAGGCCTACGCCGACTTCTACAAGCAGTACGACAGTGTCAAAGAGTTCAACGCCATGCGTGAAGCCGGCATCTTCCAGAGTGTTCGGCCCTCCGGAGAGTGA